A single region of the Bradysia coprophila strain Holo2 unplaced genomic scaffold, BU_Bcop_v1 contig_235, whole genome shotgun sequence genome encodes:
- the LOC119077326 gene encoding probable cytochrome P450 6d5, protein MSALLIPLSLLVTLLVTAYLYVKHSYSYWKRRGVPYLTPSFLFGTFANSFQQKTSFGQDLADMYNQTTEPFIGIYTSVRAGLLVRDPKIIKDILVKDFQSFGHRGFNTNVDVDPMSDNVLLQQGDRWKRVRTQLSPAFSSGKLKGMFETILSSGKSLDEFVGRYLNTNKSLEMREVFARFATNVIVSVAFGIDIDCIKNPDCEFRKNGQKVFEPNMKNMLRANVAIMLPKLHKLLGLRFADKDVGDFMIDAVRQNFEYRETNSVIRKDFFQMLMQLRNTGKIRDDDDDWSAKSSASEKAITLEETAAHAFLFFAGGFESSSSTMSFCMYELAKHPDIQQRAYSDIVDALRAHGGQMTYESVAEMKYIDHCIDESLRLHPPFPMTARQCTKEYRIPDTNVVIEKGTTMFFSTLGLHYDRKYYDEPEKFMPERYAESNGAKSFLEMPNLTFGDGPRNCLGLRLGKLQSKIAIVLLLHKFKFELDDMHKGNELKISPISVVLAPTNGINLKVLSR, encoded by the exons atgtccGCGCTATTGATTCCTTTGTCATTATTGGTAACGCTACTAGTAACCGCATATTTGTACGTGAAACACTCCTATTCATATTGGAAACGGAGAGGAGTGCCGTATCTAACGCCCTCGTTTTTGTTCGGAACGTTCGCGAATTCATTCCAACAAAAAACGTCATTCGGCCAGGATCTTGCAGACATGTACAATCAAACAACTGAACCATTCATCGGGATTTATACGTCGGTTCGTGCAGGCCTGTTAGTGCGTGACCCAAAAATCATTAAGGACATCCTGGTAAAGGACTTTCAAAGTTTCGGGCATCGTGGATTCAATACCAACGTCGATGTCGATCCCATGTCTGACAATGTGCTTCTGCAACAGGGAGATAGATGGAAACGGGTACGTACGCAACTATCGCCAGCATTTTCGTCCGGAAAATTGAAGGGCATGTTCGAGACGATTCTCAGCAGTGGAAAGTCGTTGGATGAATTTGTGGGCCGTTACTTGAATACAAATAAATCGCTTGAAATGCGTGAAGTGTTCGCGCGGTTCGCTACGAATGTTATAGTGTCGGTTGCATTCGGCATTGACATCGATTGCATTAAAAATCCGGATTGTGAATTCCGGAAAAACGGACAGAAAGTGTTCGAACCGAACATGAAAAATATGTTGCGTGCAAACGTGGCGATAATGCTACCAAAACTGCATAAGCTACTGGGTCTTCGGTTCGCCGACAAGGACGTCGGCGATTTTATGATTGACGCTGTCCGGCAAAATTTTGAGTATCGTGAAACGAACAGTGTGATCCGCAAAGACTTCTTCCAAATGCTGATGCAGCTCCGAAACACTGGCAAGATACGCGACGATGACGACGATTGGTCTGCCAAATCTAGTGCAAGCGAAAAAGCTATTACCTTGGAAGAGACAGCAGCGCACGCATTTCTATTCTTTGCCGGAGGATTCGAATCATCCTCATCGACAATGTCATTCTGCATGTATGAACTTGCCAAACATCCCGACATTCAACAACGGGCATACAGTGACATTGTTGACGCATTAAGGGCCCATGGCGGACAAATGACGTATGAATCTGTCGCTGAGATGAAGTACATCGATCACTGCATTGATG AATCATTGCGACTGCATCCACCCTTTCCCATGACCGCAAGACAATGCACGAAAGAGTATAGAATACCTGACACAAATGTGGTAATTGAGAAAGGAACGACCATGTTCTTCTCTACTTTGGGACTGCACTACGATCGGAAATATTATGACGAACCGGAAAAGTTCATGCCGGAACGGTATGCAGAATCAAATGGAGCAAAAAGTTTCCTGGAAATGCCGAATTTGACGTTCGGAGATGGCCCTAGAAACTGTCTGGGTCTGCGATTGGGCAAATTGCAATCGAAAATTGCTATCGTTTTGCTGTTGCATAAGTTTAAGTTCGAGTTGGACGACATGCACAAAGGTAACGAGCTAAAGATCAGTCCGATTAGTGTTGTTTTAGCGCCAACGAATGGCATCAATTTGAAAGTGTTGAGTcgctga